One segment of Fuscovulum ytuae DNA contains the following:
- a CDS encoding DMT family transporter, whose protein sequence is MTTHRPIAAAVWMTGSIFSFTAMAIAGRAVSGQHDTFEIMLWRSVVGFCLVLAIGAALGRLAEIRRNRLGEHLLRNLVHFTGQNLWFWALTMIPLAQVFALEFTSPIWVILLSPLFLGEKLTRARLFAAAMGFIGILLVARPDFAALDPGVLAAAGSALCFAVTGILTKKLTQRESIVSILFWLTLMQGIFGLGMAGFDGVIHLPTGQTLPWLMLIGFCGVLAHLCLTTALSLAPASYVIPIDFARLPVIAAVGILIYAEPLDPYVLLGAAIIFLGNWANIRAETRKRATVVQVTNP, encoded by the coding sequence ATGACAACGCATCGCCCCATCGCCGCCGCGGTCTGGATGACCGGCTCGATCTTTTCCTTCACCGCGATGGCCATCGCGGGGCGCGCGGTCTCGGGCCAGCATGATACCTTTGAAATCATGCTTTGGCGCTCCGTGGTGGGCTTTTGCCTTGTCCTTGCCATAGGGGCCGCGCTGGGCCGTCTGGCCGAAATCCGCCGCAACCGTTTGGGCGAACATCTGTTGCGCAATCTGGTGCATTTCACGGGGCAAAACCTGTGGTTCTGGGCGCTGACAATGATCCCGCTGGCGCAGGTTTTCGCGCTTGAGTTTACCTCGCCCATCTGGGTGATCCTGCTTTCGCCGCTTTTCTTGGGGGAAAAGCTGACCCGCGCCCGTCTCTTCGCCGCCGCCATGGGGTTCATCGGCATCCTGCTGGTCGCGCGCCCGGATTTCGCAGCCCTTGATCCTGGCGTTCTGGCGGCGGCAGGCAGCGCGCTCTGCTTTGCCGTGACGGGCATCCTGACGAAAAAACTGACCCAGCGCGAAAGCATCGTCTCCATCCTGTTCTGGCTGACGCTGATGCAAGGCATTTTCGGGCTTGGCATGGCGGGCTTTGACGGGGTGATCCACCTTCCCACAGGCCAGACCCTGCCTTGGCTGATGCTCATCGGCTTTTGCGGTGTGTTGGCCCATCTTTGCCTGACCACGGCGCTGTCCCTCGCCCCGGCCAGCTATGTGATCCCCATCGATTTCGCACGCCTTCCCGTGATCGCAGCCGTCGGGATACTGATCTATGCCGAACCGCTTGATCCTTACGTTCTTCTGGGCGCGGCCATTATCTTTCTGGGAAATTGGGCCAATATCCGCGCCGAAACGCGCAAGCGTGCAACAGTTGTGCAGGTCACAAATCCGTGA
- a CDS encoding OmpP1/FadL family transporter: MMKTMLGATTALVVGTLTAQAGGIDRSGQGLGALFEKGRYVELSFGAVKPEVSGNDVALFGGGATGDVASDYTQLAFSYKYDINDQLSFALNLDQPFGADVLYSATSAALGGTNAEATSTQLTGILRYKFNDRVSVHAGLRATKSDGFIRLQGAAYAGLSTYNVTLGSDVAPGYLVGVAYEIPDIALRVALTYNSEVKHDFLTTERLGAAQIAPQSVTNVTLPQSVNLDFQSGIAEDTLLFGQIRWVDWSAFRVDPTAFVGLAGGGLIDLEDSVTYSLGIGRRFNETWAGSVSVSYEGKGTDNLVSPLAPTDGRIGLTVGGIYSHENMKVSFGVNYTKLGDAQPETGTPDVARASMTGNSALGVGVKVGWSF, encoded by the coding sequence ATGATGAAAACAATGCTGGGGGCAACCACCGCGCTGGTGGTCGGAACCCTGACGGCGCAGGCAGGCGGTATCGATCGGTCCGGTCAAGGTCTGGGCGCTTTGTTTGAGAAGGGTCGTTATGTTGAACTGTCTTTCGGGGCGGTCAAACCCGAAGTGTCAGGCAACGACGTCGCTCTCTTCGGCGGCGGTGCCACGGGCGATGTTGCCAGCGACTACACGCAATTGGCCTTTAGCTACAAATACGACATCAATGATCAGCTTTCTTTTGCGCTGAACCTTGACCAGCCATTTGGGGCCGACGTTCTTTACTCAGCGACATCCGCCGCTCTGGGCGGAACAAACGCCGAAGCAACCTCGACCCAGTTGACGGGTATCCTGCGCTACAAGTTCAACGACCGCGTGTCGGTTCACGCCGGTCTGCGAGCAACCAAGAGCGATGGCTTCATCCGCTTGCAAGGAGCGGCCTATGCTGGCTTGAGCACCTATAACGTGACCCTAGGGTCTGATGTCGCGCCCGGCTACCTTGTCGGTGTGGCCTACGAAATCCCGGATATCGCGCTTCGCGTCGCGCTGACCTACAATTCCGAGGTCAAGCATGACTTCCTGACGACCGAAAGGCTTGGCGCAGCGCAAATCGCCCCACAATCGGTAACAAATGTAACCCTGCCGCAATCTGTGAACCTCGACTTCCAGTCCGGCATCGCCGAGGACACTTTGCTTTTCGGACAGATCCGTTGGGTTGATTGGTCGGCCTTCCGCGTCGACCCGACGGCATTCGTCGGATTGGCAGGTGGCGGTCTTATCGATCTGGAAGACAGCGTCACATACTCGCTTGGTATCGGGCGTCGCTTCAACGAAACTTGGGCCGGCAGCGTGTCTGTCTCGTATGAAGGCAAGGGAACGGATAACCTCGTTTCTCCGCTCGCCCCGACTGACGGCCGTATCGGTCTGACCGTTGGCGGCATCTATTCGCATGAGAACATGAAGGTGTCCTTCGGTGTGAACTACACCAAGCTGGGCGATGCGCAGCCGGAAACCGGCACTCCCGATGTGGCTCGCGCGAGCATGACCGGCAATTCGGCACTTGGTGTTGGCGTGAAGGTTGGTTGGTCCTTCTGA
- a CDS encoding ATPase: MIYRNGADFRAAREKRVLLFGMSGLGKTHLSNLLRDAGGWFHYSVDYRIGTRYMGEYIADNFKREAMKVPLLRELLMTDSVYIASNITFDNLAPLSTYLGKPGNPAQGGVPFAEYCTRQAQHREAEIAALHDTLRFIDRARDIYGYSNFVCDSGGSICEVVDATDPADPVMTALSSQLLMVWIKGGEAHRDALIRRFDKAPKPIYYQPDFLATLWAEYLAQEGKPEDQVDPDAFLRFGYARLLAHRQPRYAAMAKWGVTVTAEEVAMVKDAAQFDDLIAKALDTTPA; the protein is encoded by the coding sequence ATGATCTACCGAAACGGGGCAGACTTCCGGGCGGCGCGGGAAAAGCGCGTCCTTCTGTTCGGCATGTCCGGCCTTGGCAAGACCCACCTCTCCAACCTTCTGCGCGATGCGGGCGGCTGGTTTCACTACTCCGTCGATTACCGCATCGGCACGCGCTACATGGGCGAATACATCGCCGACAACTTCAAGCGCGAGGCGATGAAGGTCCCGCTCCTGCGCGAACTCCTAATGACGGACAGCGTCTATATCGCCTCCAACATCACTTTCGACAATCTCGCCCCCCTCTCCACCTATCTGGGCAAGCCCGGCAATCCCGCGCAGGGCGGCGTGCCCTTCGCCGAATATTGCACCCGTCAAGCCCAGCACCGCGAGGCCGAGATCGCGGCGCTGCACGACACGCTCCGCTTCATCGACCGGGCGCGCGATATCTATGGCTATTCCAACTTTGTCTGCGACAGCGGCGGGTCGATCTGCGAGGTGGTCGATGCCACCGATCCCGCCGATCCGGTGATGACCGCCCTCTCCAGCCAGCTGCTCATGGTCTGGATCAAGGGCGGCGAGGCGCATCGCGACGCCCTCATCCGCCGTTTCGACAAGGCGCCAAAGCCGATCTATTACCAGCCCGACTTCCTTGCCACGCTCTGGGCCGAATATTTGGCGCAGGAAGGCAAGCCCGAAGATCAGGTCGATCCCGACGCCTTCCTCCGCTTTGGCTATGCCCGCCTGCTGGCCCATCGGCAACCGCGCTATGCCGCCATGGCCAAATGGGGTGTCACCGTCACCGCCGAAGAGGTGGCGATGGTCAAGGATGCCGCCCAGTTCGACGACCTGATTGCAAAGGCGCTGGATACCACCCCCGCTTGA
- the metA gene encoding homoserine O-acetyltransferase MetA, which yields MPITLPETLPAYDVLRNEGVMVMSPERAARQDIRPLRIGLLNLMPKKIQTENQFARLIGATPLQIDLHLIRMTEHQTRNTAAEHMETFYRPFQDVKDEKFDGLIITGAPIEHLAFEEVTYWDELCEVFDWTQTHVQSTFGVCWGGMAMINHFHGVEKHMLAKKAFGCFRHRNLAPTSPYLRGFSDDFVIPVSRWTEMRQAEIDARPALRTLLGSEEVGPCLVEDPGHRALYIFNHFEYDSGTLKQEYDRDVANGTPINVPLNYYPDDNPAMPPLNRWRSHAHLLYGNWINEIYQSTPYEIAEIGT from the coding sequence ATGCCCATCACCCTGCCCGAGACCCTGCCCGCCTATGACGTTCTGCGGAACGAAGGCGTCATGGTCATGTCGCCCGAACGGGCGGCGCGGCAGGATATCCGCCCCCTGCGCATCGGGCTTTTGAACCTGATGCCCAAGAAGATTCAGACCGAAAACCAGTTCGCCCGCCTGATCGGGGCCACGCCCTTGCAGATTGACCTGCATCTGATCCGCATGACCGAACATCAGACGCGCAATACCGCCGCCGAACATATGGAAACCTTCTACCGCCCCTTTCAGGACGTGAAGGATGAAAAGTTCGACGGCCTCATCATCACCGGCGCGCCCATCGAACATCTGGCCTTCGAAGAGGTCACCTATTGGGATGAGTTGTGCGAAGTCTTCGACTGGACGCAAACCCATGTTCAATCCACCTTCGGCGTCTGCTGGGGCGGGATGGCAATGATCAACCACTTCCACGGCGTGGAAAAGCACATGTTAGCGAAAAAGGCCTTCGGCTGCTTCCGCCACCGCAACCTTGCGCCCACCTCGCCCTATCTGCGCGGCTTTTCCGATGATTTCGTCATCCCGGTTTCCCGCTGGACCGAAATGCGGCAGGCCGAGATTGACGCCCGCCCCGCCCTGCGCACGCTTCTGGGGTCGGAAGAGGTTGGCCCTTGTCTGGTCGAAGACCCGGGTCACCGCGCGCTCTATATCTTCAACCATTTCGAATATGACAGCGGCACGCTCAAACAGGAATATGACCGTGACGTGGCCAATGGCACGCCCATCAACGTGCCCCTGAACTACTATCCCGATGACAACCCCGCGATGCCCCCCCTCAATCGCTGGAGAAGCCACGCCCATCTTCTATATGGCAACTGGATAAACGAGATTTACCAGTCCACGCCCTATGAGATCGCCGAGATTGGCACTTAG
- a CDS encoding alpha/beta fold hydrolase, whose protein sequence is MRSPRLALSLFLAATVIGGCAVVTDRRATARESAAEAAYPPTGQLIEVDGKQVHAHVQGSGPDLILIHGASGNTRDFTFGLVDRLAQDYRVIAFDRPGLGWSDDLGPDGISPMMQAALLQRAAAQLDIRRPIILGHSYGGSVALAWALTDTANVAGAVILSGATMPWPGGLGPYYAITGSRLGAATVIPAITAFAGPKQTEAVVAGIFAPDAPPPGYTDYVGAPLTMRRDTLRVNAAQVTNLRPHVVRMSDAYPRLDIPVEILHGTADTVVPATIHALPLSRLLPNGNLVLIDGAGHMPHHTHPDEVIAAINRAAARAGLR, encoded by the coding sequence ATGAGATCGCCGAGATTGGCACTTAGCCTCTTCCTTGCTGCAACCGTCATCGGCGGCTGCGCCGTCGTGACGGACCGCCGCGCCACAGCGCGCGAATCTGCGGCCGAGGCAGCCTATCCCCCGACGGGGCAACTGATCGAAGTGGATGGCAAACAGGTCCATGCCCATGTGCAGGGCAGCGGGCCGGATCTGATCCTGATCCATGGGGCCAGCGGCAACACGCGGGATTTCACCTTCGGACTTGTTGACCGTCTGGCGCAGGATTACCGCGTCATCGCCTTTGATCGTCCCGGTCTGGGCTGGTCCGATGATCTGGGGCCGGATGGCATAAGCCCCATGATGCAAGCCGCGCTCTTGCAAAGGGCCGCCGCCCAGCTCGACATCCGCCGCCCCATTATCCTTGGCCATTCCTACGGTGGATCGGTCGCTCTGGCCTGGGCGCTTACCGATACAGCGAATGTCGCGGGGGCGGTGATCCTGTCGGGGGCGACGATGCCGTGGCCCGGTGGTCTTGGCCCTTATTACGCAATCACGGGCAGCAGGCTTGGTGCCGCCACCGTCATCCCCGCCATCACGGCCTTTGCCGGCCCCAAACAGACCGAGGCGGTGGTCGCGGGCATATTCGCCCCCGATGCCCCCCCGCCCGGCTATACCGATTACGTCGGCGCCCCCCTGACGATGCGGCGCGACACGCTGCGCGTGAACGCCGCGCAGGTGACGAACCTGCGCCCCCATGTCGTGCGGATGTCGGACGCCTATCCGCGACTAGATATTCCCGTCGAAATCCTGCACGGCACTGCCGATACGGTCGTTCCCGCCACGATCCACGCCCTGCCGCTGTCGCGCCTTCTGCCCAATGGCAACCTCGTCCTGATCGACGGCGCTGGCCATATGCCGCATCACACCCACCCCGATGAGGTCATCGCCGCCATCAACCGCGCCGCCGCCCGTGCCGGATTGCGCTAA
- the ppk2 gene encoding polyphosphate kinase 2, translated as MTDLPFDGAISRYFRKDAPKAIRKAIESAGKDDLLTPGYPYAEEMKRKDYDATMGALQRQLVRMQADIKASGKRVIVIFEGRDAAGKGGTIDVMRENLNPRVCNVVALSKPSDREAASWYFQRYVDWLPAAGEMAMFDRSWYNRAMVEHVFGFCTPAQRETFFRQLPEFEHMLVDEGFTLVKLWLEVGRAEQLRRFLAREQDPLKQWKLSPIDIQGLGKWDDYCAAIDETMQRSHFDFAPWTVILSDDKKRARIAAIQTVLRAVDYTGKDDTLIGAPDAAICGGPDLRPKG; from the coding sequence ATGACCGACCTGCCCTTTGACGGCGCGATCAGCCGCTATTTCCGCAAGGATGCCCCCAAGGCCATCCGCAAGGCCATCGAAAGCGCCGGGAAGGATGACCTCCTTACCCCCGGCTATCCTTACGCCGAGGAGATGAAGCGCAAGGATTACGACGCCACGATGGGGGCCCTGCAACGCCAACTCGTCCGCATGCAAGCCGATATCAAGGCATCCGGCAAACGCGTCATCGTCATCTTCGAAGGGCGCGACGCGGCAGGAAAAGGCGGCACCATCGACGTGATGCGCGAAAACCTGAACCCGCGTGTGTGCAATGTCGTGGCGCTCTCAAAACCCTCCGACCGCGAAGCGGCAAGCTGGTATTTCCAGCGCTATGTCGATTGGCTGCCCGCCGCTGGCGAAATGGCGATGTTCGACCGCAGCTGGTATAATCGCGCCATGGTGGAACATGTTTTCGGCTTCTGCACGCCCGCGCAGCGCGAAACCTTCTTCCGCCAACTTCCCGAGTTTGAACATATGCTCGTGGATGAAGGCTTCACCCTCGTGAAGCTCTGGCTCGAAGTGGGCCGCGCCGAACAACTCCGCCGTTTCCTCGCCCGCGAACAGGACCCGCTGAAACAGTGGAAACTCTCGCCCATCGATATTCAGGGCCTTGGCAAATGGGATGATTACTGCGCCGCCATTGACGAAACCATGCAGCGCAGCCATTTCGACTTTGCGCCCTGGACGGTGATCCTGTCGGATGACAAAAAGCGCGCGCGCATTGCGGCGATCCAGACCGTGCTGCGCGCGGTCGATTATACGGGCAAGGACGATACCCTGATCGGCGCGCCGGATGCGGCGATCTGCGGCGGGCCTGACTTGCGCCCGAAAGGATGA
- a CDS encoding TetR/AcrR family transcriptional regulator, translating into MKHGYHHGNLRQALVEAALVLIAERGPSGFTLSEAAKRADVTPAAVYRHFAGRDDLIAEVARQGYDIFAALMEFAYADGQPSALAAFEATGRAYLAFARKYPGHYMAMFESGLSFNAHPDLALVAGKARAVIEKAAEKLSEQMPPDRRPPATMFSAHIWAMSHGVVELYMRGAPGAKSPFTPEDLLESGIGIYLRGLGLLPPDR; encoded by the coding sequence ATGAAGCACGGCTATCACCACGGCAATCTGCGGCAGGCTTTGGTCGAAGCGGCACTTGTCCTTATTGCCGAACGCGGCCCCTCAGGCTTTACCCTGTCCGAGGCGGCAAAACGCGCCGATGTCACCCCCGCCGCTGTCTATCGCCATTTCGCAGGCCGCGACGATCTGATCGCCGAGGTTGCGCGCCAAGGCTATGACATCTTCGCCGCGCTGATGGAATTCGCCTATGCCGATGGCCAACCCTCTGCCCTTGCGGCGTTTGAGGCGACGGGTCGCGCCTATCTTGCCTTCGCGCGCAAATATCCCGGCCATTACATGGCAATGTTTGAAAGCGGCCTGTCCTTCAACGCGCATCCCGACCTTGCCCTTGTCGCGGGCAAAGCGCGCGCGGTGATCGAGAAAGCGGCCGAAAAACTGTCCGAACAAATGCCCCCCGACCGCCGCCCCCCGGCCACCATGTTCTCGGCCCATATCTGGGCCATGTCCCATGGCGTGGTCGAACTCTACATGCGCGGCGCGCCGGGCGCGAAATCGCCCTTCACCCCCGAAGACCTGCTGGAAAGCGGGATCGGCATCTATCTGCGCGGCTTGGGCCTTCTGCCCCCTGACCGCTGA
- a CDS encoding ABC transporter ATP-binding protein: protein MIEFRDVHKYYGDYHALRGITGTIRPGEFFSLLGPSGCGKTTLLRTIAGFEDISSGAVLVDGRDMAGVPANKRPTNMVFQSYAIFPHLSVEENVGFGLRRDPRSKEDKARAVGEALEMVGLKGYGKRAAHALSGGQRQRVALARALILKPKVLLLDEPLSALDKKMREQMQVELIKLQRQVGITFILVTHDQEEALVMSDRIAVMFEGEIAQLADPETLYRRPNSRKVADFIGTMNFLPAKVLEEGADAVEIDAAGFGRIHIEARQVMGGATAEGATVGFRPETLTILYDGSAATDRESMATIEEVVYFGDMTYYDVKIDGTESPVRISMRNVFGRPVLDRGARARVGWSPGALVLFR, encoded by the coding sequence ATGATCGAGTTCCGGGACGTCCATAAATATTACGGCGATTATCACGCGCTGCGCGGGATCACCGGGACGATCCGGCCGGGGGAGTTCTTTTCGCTGCTGGGTCCGTCGGGCTGTGGCAAGACCACGCTTTTGCGCACCATTGCGGGGTTTGAGGATATCTCGTCCGGGGCGGTGCTGGTGGATGGGCGCGATATGGCGGGGGTGCCTGCGAACAAGCGGCCCACCAATATGGTGTTCCAGTCCTATGCCATCTTCCCCCATCTGTCGGTGGAAGAGAATGTGGGCTTTGGCCTGCGTCGCGACCCGCGTTCAAAAGAAGACAAGGCCCGCGCCGTGGGCGAGGCGCTGGAGATGGTCGGGCTAAAGGGCTATGGCAAGCGGGCGGCGCATGCGCTTTCGGGCGGGCAGCGGCAGCGCGTGGCGCTGGCGCGGGCGCTGATCCTGAAGCCGAAGGTGTTGCTGTTGGATGAGCCGCTTTCCGCGCTGGACAAGAAGATGCGCGAGCAGATGCAGGTTGAACTGATCAAGCTGCAGCGGCAGGTCGGCATCACCTTCATTCTGGTCACCCATGATCAGGAAGAGGCGCTGGTCATGTCGGACCGGATCGCCGTGATGTTCGAGGGTGAGATTGCCCAGCTGGCCGATCCTGAAACGCTCTATCGTCGCCCGAACAGCCGGAAGGTGGCGGATTTCATCGGGACGATGAATTTCCTGCCCGCCAAGGTGCTGGAGGAAGGGGCCGATGCGGTGGAGATTGATGCGGCAGGCTTTGGCCGCATCCATATCGAGGCGCGGCAGGTGATGGGCGGGGCCACGGCAGAAGGCGCGACCGTGGGGTTCCGGCCCGAGACGCTGACCATCCTCTATGATGGCAGTGCCGCGACAGACCGCGAAAGCATGGCGACGATCGAAGAGGTCGTCTATTTCGGTGACATGACCTATTACGACGTGAAGATCGATGGGACGGAAAGCCCAGTGCGCATTTCGATGCGCAACGTCTTTGGGCGGCCCGTGCTGGATCGTGGCGCGCGGGCGCGGGTGGGGTGGTCACCGGGGGCTTTGGTTCTGTTCCGGTAA